A section of the Diabrotica virgifera virgifera chromosome 8, PGI_DIABVI_V3a genome encodes:
- the LOC126890178 gene encoding uncharacterized protein LOC126890178, translating into MTSSLFKEWFEKKVLSNLPPKSVIVMDNATYHSEQIRKIPGVASTKKQISDFLYNNDLYFEETYTKKKEMLEVLHTKVFEKQFVIDELVKRDGHNVLRLPPYYCVFNPIESIWSQLKESLRRNNCCPKFSSESVSHVVEEIKKISPTLLQNCLSHVIKTEDHYRTLTSHIKPIIITLDNDSSEDDSDSDIEL; encoded by the coding sequence ATGACGAGTAGCTTGTTTAAGGAATGGTTTGAAAAGAAGGTGTTGTCAAATTTGCCTCCAAAAAGTGTAATTGTAATGGATAACGCAACGTATCACAGCGAACAAATTAGAAAAATCCCCGGTGTAGCTTCGACAAAAAAACAGATATCTGATTTTTTGTATAACAATGATTTGTACTTTGAAGaaacatatacaaaaaaaaaagaaatgttgGAAGTTCTTCACACAAAAGTGTTTGAGAAACAATTTGTTATAGACGAATTAGTCAAACGTGATGGTCATAATGTATTGCGATTACCTCCTTACTACTGTGTCTTCAACCCCATTGAATCAATCTGGAGCCAACTTAAGGAAAGTTTACGGCGAAACAACTGCTGTCCCAAATTTAGTAGCGAATCGGTGTCACATgttgtagaagaaataaaaaagatttcccCAACACTGTTGCAAAATTGTCTTTCACATGTTATAAAAACGGAAGatcattacagaacattaaccTCACATATTAAACCAATAATTATAACATTAGATAACGATTCTAGTGAAGATGACAGCGATAGTGACATAGAGttgtaa